Proteins encoded in a region of the Amia ocellicauda isolate fAmiCal2 chromosome 19, fAmiCal2.hap1, whole genome shotgun sequence genome:
- the gpsm2 gene encoding G-protein-signaling modulator 2 isoform X2: MCIYDTSLCLRNIPPWKSCHLHWKFLHRLPWIQSRKLTQKLKMSIVSMCFKCVNQQRTRMEASCLELALEGERLCKVGDYRAGVSFFEAAIQVGTEDLQILSAIYSQLGNAYFHLHDYAKALEYHHHDLTLTRTIGDQLGEAKASGNLGNTLKVLGRFDEAVVCCQRHLDISRNLSDKVGEARALYNYGNVHHAKGKSICWTGADPGEFPEEAMTALRQAADYYEANLSIVKELGDRAAQGRTYGNLGNTHYLLGNFRDAVISHEQRLLIAKEFGDKAAERRAYCNLGNAYIFLGEFELAAEHYKRTLQLARQLKDRAVEAQACYSLGNTYTLLQDYERAIDYHLKHLIIAQDLNDRIGEGRACWSLGNAYTALGNHDQAMHFAEKHLEISKETGDRSGELTARMNVSDLQMVLGLSYSANNSVLSDSQDIDYSLHGARPRASRRHSMENMELMKLTPDKVNGQNWKSEILIKQQKPILAKSSSKLFFVNRLRGKKHKNSSASTKVLQDTSNTLDSSEQVQLPQRRASVDMLGDEGFFDLLSRFQSNRMDDQRCSIEDGKSKLSAPSSISPTPSRAIQKSHSASVVSPHTDQFLDLLASSQSRRLDDQRAGTGNFPGLRINQQNSQSVLSHLMANADNKEPDEDFFDMLVKCQGSRLDDQRCAAPPPATKGPTVPDEDFFSLILRSQAKRMDEQRVTLPSHMKRPNSN, encoded by the exons ATGTGCATATACGATACAAGCCTGTGTTTGAGGAATATTCCCCCCTGGAAGTCTTGCCATTTACACTGGAAATTTCTGCACCGTCTTCCTTGGATTCAAAGCCGGAAACTTACTCAAAAGCTAAAGATGTCCATTGTGTCAATGTGCTTTAAATGTGTGAATCAACAAAGAAccag aATGGAGGCCTCCTGCCTTGAGCTGGCTCTGGAGGGGGAGAGGCTGTGTAAAGTGGGCGATTACAGAGCCGGCGTCTCATTCTTTGAGGCTGCGATCCAAGTTGGGACAGAAGACCTACAGATACTCAGTGCAATTTACAGCCAGCTAGGGAATGCGTATTTCCACTTGCATGACTACGCCAAAGCCCTGGAATACCATCATCATGACTTGACTCTCACACG GACAATTGGGGATCAACTGGGAGAAGCTAAAGCCAGTGGAAACCTTGGCAACACCTTAAAAGTTTTAGGGCGCTTTGATGAAGCAGTCGTTTGTTGCCAGAGACACCTGGACATTTCCAGGAACCTCAGTGATAAG GTTGGGGAGGCCAGAGCACTTTATAATTACGGCAATGTTCACCATGCCAAGGGCAAAAGCATCTGCTGGACTGGGGCAGATCCTGGCGAGTTTCCGGAAGAGGCCATGACTGCTCTGCGCCAAGCAGCTGATTACTACGA ggCAAATTTATCGATTGTGAAGGAGCTGGGAGACCGGGCTGCACAGGGCCGCACTTATGGAAACCTGGGTAACACACACTACCTGCTGGGAAACTTCAGGGATGCTGTGATATCCCATGAGCAG CGTCTTCTAATTGCCAAGGAATTTGGAGACAAAGCAGCTGAAAGACGGGCTTACTGCAACCTGGGCAATGCATATATCTTCCTTGGGGAATTTGAATTAGCAGCTGAACACTACAA GAGAACCCTCCAGCTCGCTCGGCAGCTCAAAGACCGGGCTGTGGAGGCGCAGGCGTGCTACAGCCTGGGAAACACGTACACCCTGCTGCAGGACTACGAGAGGGCCATCGACTACCACCTCAAACACCTCATCATCGCCCAGGACCTGAACGACAG GATTGGAGAGGGCCGGGCCTGCTGGAGTTTAGGGAATGCCTACACGGCGCTGGGGAATCATGATCAAGCAATGCACTTTGCAGAAAAGCATCTGGAAATCTCAAAAGAG ACTGGAGACCGCAGTGGCGAGCTCACAGCTAGGATGAATGTCTCAGATCTTCAGATGGTCCTGGGTTTGAGCTACAGCGCCAACAATTCAGTTCTGTCTGACAGCCAAGACATCGATTACAGTTTGCATG GAGCACGACCGAGAGCGAGCAGGCGCCACAGCATGGAGAACATGGAGCTGATGAAACTCACGCCGGACAAGGTCAac GGGCAAAACTGGAAAAGCGAAATTCTTATAAAACAGCAGAAACCGATCCTGGCAAAATCCTCCTCGAAGCTCTTCTTTGTAAACCGCCTGAGAggcaagaaacacaaaaacagcagtGCCTCTACCAAAGTCCTGCAGGACACCAGCAACACTCTGGACAGCAGCGAGCAAGTCCAGCTTCCTCAGAGG AGAGCCAGTGTGGACATGCTCGGTGACGAGGGCTTCTTTGACCTGCTCAGTCGGTTCCAGAGCAATCGCATGGACGACCAAAGGTGCTCCATAGAGGATGGCAAGAGCAAACTGTCCGCTCCATCAAGCATCTCCCCAACCCCATCCAGGGCAATCCAGAAAT CACATTCCGCTTCCGTCGTCTCGCCGCACACCGATCAGTTCCTGGACCTGCTGGCGAGCTCCCAGAGCCGGCGTTTAGACGACCAGCGAGCCGGTACTGGGAACTTCCCGGGCCTCCGCATCAACCAGCAGAACAGCCAGTCTGTCCTCAGTCATCTCATGGCTAATGCCGACAACAAGGAACCAGATGAAGATTTCTTTGATATGTTGGTCAAATGCCAA gggTCAAGACTGGATGATCAGCGATGTGCTGCGCCTCCGCCAGCGACCAAGGGCCCCACTGTCCCAGATGAGGACTTCTTCAGCCTCATCCTGCGCTCTCAGGCTAAACGTATGGATGAACAGCGGGTTACCTTGCCATCACACATGAAGCGACCCAATTCCAACTAA
- the gpsm2 gene encoding G-protein-signaling modulator 2 isoform X4 — MDAIGILVSMRDEDPSLHVRYRMEASCLELALEGERLCKVGDYRAGVSFFEAAIQVGTEDLQILSAIYSQLGNAYFHLHDYAKALEYHHHDLTLTRTIGDQLGEAKASGNLGNTLKVLGRFDEAVVCCQRHLDISRNLSDKVGEARALYNYGNVHHAKGKSICWTGADPGEFPEEAMTALRQAADYYEANLSIVKELGDRAAQGRTYGNLGNTHYLLGNFRDAVISHEQRLLIAKEFGDKAAERRAYCNLGNAYIFLGEFELAAEHYKRTLQLARQLKDRAVEAQACYSLGNTYTLLQDYERAIDYHLKHLIIAQDLNDRIGEGRACWSLGNAYTALGNHDQAMHFAEKHLEISKETGDRSGELTARMNVSDLQMVLGLSYSANNSVLSDSQDIDYSLHGARPRASRRHSMENMELMKLTPDKVNGQNWKSEILIKQQKPILAKSSSKLFFVNRLRGKKHKNSSASTKVLQDTSNTLDSSEQVQLPQRRASVDMLGDEGFFDLLSRFQSNRMDDQRCSIEDGKSKLSAPSSISPTPSRAIQKSHSASVVSPHTDQFLDLLASSQSRRLDDQRAGTGNFPGLRINQQNSQSVLSHLMANADNKEPDEDFFDMLVKCQGSRLDDQRCAAPPPATKGPTVPDEDFFSLILRSQAKRMDEQRVTLPSHMKRPNSN; from the exons ATGGATGCAATTGGTATTTTGGTTAGCATGCGAGATGAGGACCCTTCCCTTCATGTTCGCTACAG aATGGAGGCCTCCTGCCTTGAGCTGGCTCTGGAGGGGGAGAGGCTGTGTAAAGTGGGCGATTACAGAGCCGGCGTCTCATTCTTTGAGGCTGCGATCCAAGTTGGGACAGAAGACCTACAGATACTCAGTGCAATTTACAGCCAGCTAGGGAATGCGTATTTCCACTTGCATGACTACGCCAAAGCCCTGGAATACCATCATCATGACTTGACTCTCACACG GACAATTGGGGATCAACTGGGAGAAGCTAAAGCCAGTGGAAACCTTGGCAACACCTTAAAAGTTTTAGGGCGCTTTGATGAAGCAGTCGTTTGTTGCCAGAGACACCTGGACATTTCCAGGAACCTCAGTGATAAG GTTGGGGAGGCCAGAGCACTTTATAATTACGGCAATGTTCACCATGCCAAGGGCAAAAGCATCTGCTGGACTGGGGCAGATCCTGGCGAGTTTCCGGAAGAGGCCATGACTGCTCTGCGCCAAGCAGCTGATTACTACGA ggCAAATTTATCGATTGTGAAGGAGCTGGGAGACCGGGCTGCACAGGGCCGCACTTATGGAAACCTGGGTAACACACACTACCTGCTGGGAAACTTCAGGGATGCTGTGATATCCCATGAGCAG CGTCTTCTAATTGCCAAGGAATTTGGAGACAAAGCAGCTGAAAGACGGGCTTACTGCAACCTGGGCAATGCATATATCTTCCTTGGGGAATTTGAATTAGCAGCTGAACACTACAA GAGAACCCTCCAGCTCGCTCGGCAGCTCAAAGACCGGGCTGTGGAGGCGCAGGCGTGCTACAGCCTGGGAAACACGTACACCCTGCTGCAGGACTACGAGAGGGCCATCGACTACCACCTCAAACACCTCATCATCGCCCAGGACCTGAACGACAG GATTGGAGAGGGCCGGGCCTGCTGGAGTTTAGGGAATGCCTACACGGCGCTGGGGAATCATGATCAAGCAATGCACTTTGCAGAAAAGCATCTGGAAATCTCAAAAGAG ACTGGAGACCGCAGTGGCGAGCTCACAGCTAGGATGAATGTCTCAGATCTTCAGATGGTCCTGGGTTTGAGCTACAGCGCCAACAATTCAGTTCTGTCTGACAGCCAAGACATCGATTACAGTTTGCATG GAGCACGACCGAGAGCGAGCAGGCGCCACAGCATGGAGAACATGGAGCTGATGAAACTCACGCCGGACAAGGTCAac GGGCAAAACTGGAAAAGCGAAATTCTTATAAAACAGCAGAAACCGATCCTGGCAAAATCCTCCTCGAAGCTCTTCTTTGTAAACCGCCTGAGAggcaagaaacacaaaaacagcagtGCCTCTACCAAAGTCCTGCAGGACACCAGCAACACTCTGGACAGCAGCGAGCAAGTCCAGCTTCCTCAGAGG AGAGCCAGTGTGGACATGCTCGGTGACGAGGGCTTCTTTGACCTGCTCAGTCGGTTCCAGAGCAATCGCATGGACGACCAAAGGTGCTCCATAGAGGATGGCAAGAGCAAACTGTCCGCTCCATCAAGCATCTCCCCAACCCCATCCAGGGCAATCCAGAAAT CACATTCCGCTTCCGTCGTCTCGCCGCACACCGATCAGTTCCTGGACCTGCTGGCGAGCTCCCAGAGCCGGCGTTTAGACGACCAGCGAGCCGGTACTGGGAACTTCCCGGGCCTCCGCATCAACCAGCAGAACAGCCAGTCTGTCCTCAGTCATCTCATGGCTAATGCCGACAACAAGGAACCAGATGAAGATTTCTTTGATATGTTGGTCAAATGCCAA gggTCAAGACTGGATGATCAGCGATGTGCTGCGCCTCCGCCAGCGACCAAGGGCCCCACTGTCCCAGATGAGGACTTCTTCAGCCTCATCCTGCGCTCTCAGGCTAAACGTATGGATGAACAGCGGGTTACCTTGCCATCACACATGAAGCGACCCAATTCCAACTAA
- the gpsm2 gene encoding G-protein-signaling modulator 2 isoform X1, translating to MCIYDTSLCLRNIPPWKSCHLHWKFLHRLPWIQSRKLTQKLKMSIVSMCFKCVNQQRTRMEASCLELALEGERLCKVGDYRAGVSFFEAAIQVGTEDLQILSAIYSQLGNAYFHLHDYAKALEYHHHDLTLTRTIGDQLGEAKASGNLGNTLKVLGRFDEAVVCCQRHLDISRNLSDKVGEARALYNYGNVHHAKGKSICWTGADPGEFPEEAMTALRQAADYYEANLSIVKELGDRAAQGRTYGNLGNTHYLLGNFRDAVISHEQRLLIAKEFGDKAAERRAYCNLGNAYIFLGEFELAAEHYKRTLQLARQLKDRAVEAQACYSLGNTYTLLQDYERAIDYHLKHLIIAQDLNDRIGEGRACWSLGNAYTALGNHDQAMHFAEKHLEISKETGDRSGELTARMNVSDLQMVLGLSYSANNSVLSDSQDIDYSLHGARPRASRRHSMENMELMKLTPDKVNGQNWKSEILIKQQKPILAKSSSKLFFVNRLRGKKHKNSSASTKVLQDTSNTLDSSEQVQLPQRVSNTSRASVDMLGDEGFFDLLSRFQSNRMDDQRCSIEDGKSKLSAPSSISPTPSRAIQKSHSASVVSPHTDQFLDLLASSQSRRLDDQRAGTGNFPGLRINQQNSQSVLSHLMANADNKEPDEDFFDMLVKCQGSRLDDQRCAAPPPATKGPTVPDEDFFSLILRSQAKRMDEQRVTLPSHMKRPNSN from the exons ATGTGCATATACGATACAAGCCTGTGTTTGAGGAATATTCCCCCCTGGAAGTCTTGCCATTTACACTGGAAATTTCTGCACCGTCTTCCTTGGATTCAAAGCCGGAAACTTACTCAAAAGCTAAAGATGTCCATTGTGTCAATGTGCTTTAAATGTGTGAATCAACAAAGAAccag aATGGAGGCCTCCTGCCTTGAGCTGGCTCTGGAGGGGGAGAGGCTGTGTAAAGTGGGCGATTACAGAGCCGGCGTCTCATTCTTTGAGGCTGCGATCCAAGTTGGGACAGAAGACCTACAGATACTCAGTGCAATTTACAGCCAGCTAGGGAATGCGTATTTCCACTTGCATGACTACGCCAAAGCCCTGGAATACCATCATCATGACTTGACTCTCACACG GACAATTGGGGATCAACTGGGAGAAGCTAAAGCCAGTGGAAACCTTGGCAACACCTTAAAAGTTTTAGGGCGCTTTGATGAAGCAGTCGTTTGTTGCCAGAGACACCTGGACATTTCCAGGAACCTCAGTGATAAG GTTGGGGAGGCCAGAGCACTTTATAATTACGGCAATGTTCACCATGCCAAGGGCAAAAGCATCTGCTGGACTGGGGCAGATCCTGGCGAGTTTCCGGAAGAGGCCATGACTGCTCTGCGCCAAGCAGCTGATTACTACGA ggCAAATTTATCGATTGTGAAGGAGCTGGGAGACCGGGCTGCACAGGGCCGCACTTATGGAAACCTGGGTAACACACACTACCTGCTGGGAAACTTCAGGGATGCTGTGATATCCCATGAGCAG CGTCTTCTAATTGCCAAGGAATTTGGAGACAAAGCAGCTGAAAGACGGGCTTACTGCAACCTGGGCAATGCATATATCTTCCTTGGGGAATTTGAATTAGCAGCTGAACACTACAA GAGAACCCTCCAGCTCGCTCGGCAGCTCAAAGACCGGGCTGTGGAGGCGCAGGCGTGCTACAGCCTGGGAAACACGTACACCCTGCTGCAGGACTACGAGAGGGCCATCGACTACCACCTCAAACACCTCATCATCGCCCAGGACCTGAACGACAG GATTGGAGAGGGCCGGGCCTGCTGGAGTTTAGGGAATGCCTACACGGCGCTGGGGAATCATGATCAAGCAATGCACTTTGCAGAAAAGCATCTGGAAATCTCAAAAGAG ACTGGAGACCGCAGTGGCGAGCTCACAGCTAGGATGAATGTCTCAGATCTTCAGATGGTCCTGGGTTTGAGCTACAGCGCCAACAATTCAGTTCTGTCTGACAGCCAAGACATCGATTACAGTTTGCATG GAGCACGACCGAGAGCGAGCAGGCGCCACAGCATGGAGAACATGGAGCTGATGAAACTCACGCCGGACAAGGTCAac GGGCAAAACTGGAAAAGCGAAATTCTTATAAAACAGCAGAAACCGATCCTGGCAAAATCCTCCTCGAAGCTCTTCTTTGTAAACCGCCTGAGAggcaagaaacacaaaaacagcagtGCCTCTACCAAAGTCCTGCAGGACACCAGCAACACTCTGGACAGCAGCGAGCAAGTCCAGCTTCCTCAGAGGGTGAGCAATACAtcg AGAGCCAGTGTGGACATGCTCGGTGACGAGGGCTTCTTTGACCTGCTCAGTCGGTTCCAGAGCAATCGCATGGACGACCAAAGGTGCTCCATAGAGGATGGCAAGAGCAAACTGTCCGCTCCATCAAGCATCTCCCCAACCCCATCCAGGGCAATCCAGAAAT CACATTCCGCTTCCGTCGTCTCGCCGCACACCGATCAGTTCCTGGACCTGCTGGCGAGCTCCCAGAGCCGGCGTTTAGACGACCAGCGAGCCGGTACTGGGAACTTCCCGGGCCTCCGCATCAACCAGCAGAACAGCCAGTCTGTCCTCAGTCATCTCATGGCTAATGCCGACAACAAGGAACCAGATGAAGATTTCTTTGATATGTTGGTCAAATGCCAA gggTCAAGACTGGATGATCAGCGATGTGCTGCGCCTCCGCCAGCGACCAAGGGCCCCACTGTCCCAGATGAGGACTTCTTCAGCCTCATCCTGCGCTCTCAGGCTAAACGTATGGATGAACAGCGGGTTACCTTGCCATCACACATGAAGCGACCCAATTCCAACTAA
- the gpsm2 gene encoding G-protein-signaling modulator 2 isoform X5, whose translation MEASCLELALEGERLCKVGDYRAGVSFFEAAIQVGTEDLQILSAIYSQLGNAYFHLHDYAKALEYHHHDLTLTRTIGDQLGEAKASGNLGNTLKVLGRFDEAVVCCQRHLDISRNLSDKVGEARALYNYGNVHHAKGKSICWTGADPGEFPEEAMTALRQAADYYEANLSIVKELGDRAAQGRTYGNLGNTHYLLGNFRDAVISHEQRLLIAKEFGDKAAERRAYCNLGNAYIFLGEFELAAEHYKRTLQLARQLKDRAVEAQACYSLGNTYTLLQDYERAIDYHLKHLIIAQDLNDRIGEGRACWSLGNAYTALGNHDQAMHFAEKHLEISKETGDRSGELTARMNVSDLQMVLGLSYSANNSVLSDSQDIDYSLHGARPRASRRHSMENMELMKLTPDKVNGQNWKSEILIKQQKPILAKSSSKLFFVNRLRGKKHKNSSASTKVLQDTSNTLDSSEQVQLPQRVSNTSRASVDMLGDEGFFDLLSRFQSNRMDDQRCSIEDGKSKLSAPSSISPTPSRAIQKSHSASVVSPHTDQFLDLLASSQSRRLDDQRAGTGNFPGLRINQQNSQSVLSHLMANADNKEPDEDFFDMLVKCQGSRLDDQRCAAPPPATKGPTVPDEDFFSLILRSQAKRMDEQRVTLPSHMKRPNSN comes from the exons ATGGAGGCCTCCTGCCTTGAGCTGGCTCTGGAGGGGGAGAGGCTGTGTAAAGTGGGCGATTACAGAGCCGGCGTCTCATTCTTTGAGGCTGCGATCCAAGTTGGGACAGAAGACCTACAGATACTCAGTGCAATTTACAGCCAGCTAGGGAATGCGTATTTCCACTTGCATGACTACGCCAAAGCCCTGGAATACCATCATCATGACTTGACTCTCACACG GACAATTGGGGATCAACTGGGAGAAGCTAAAGCCAGTGGAAACCTTGGCAACACCTTAAAAGTTTTAGGGCGCTTTGATGAAGCAGTCGTTTGTTGCCAGAGACACCTGGACATTTCCAGGAACCTCAGTGATAAG GTTGGGGAGGCCAGAGCACTTTATAATTACGGCAATGTTCACCATGCCAAGGGCAAAAGCATCTGCTGGACTGGGGCAGATCCTGGCGAGTTTCCGGAAGAGGCCATGACTGCTCTGCGCCAAGCAGCTGATTACTACGA ggCAAATTTATCGATTGTGAAGGAGCTGGGAGACCGGGCTGCACAGGGCCGCACTTATGGAAACCTGGGTAACACACACTACCTGCTGGGAAACTTCAGGGATGCTGTGATATCCCATGAGCAG CGTCTTCTAATTGCCAAGGAATTTGGAGACAAAGCAGCTGAAAGACGGGCTTACTGCAACCTGGGCAATGCATATATCTTCCTTGGGGAATTTGAATTAGCAGCTGAACACTACAA GAGAACCCTCCAGCTCGCTCGGCAGCTCAAAGACCGGGCTGTGGAGGCGCAGGCGTGCTACAGCCTGGGAAACACGTACACCCTGCTGCAGGACTACGAGAGGGCCATCGACTACCACCTCAAACACCTCATCATCGCCCAGGACCTGAACGACAG GATTGGAGAGGGCCGGGCCTGCTGGAGTTTAGGGAATGCCTACACGGCGCTGGGGAATCATGATCAAGCAATGCACTTTGCAGAAAAGCATCTGGAAATCTCAAAAGAG ACTGGAGACCGCAGTGGCGAGCTCACAGCTAGGATGAATGTCTCAGATCTTCAGATGGTCCTGGGTTTGAGCTACAGCGCCAACAATTCAGTTCTGTCTGACAGCCAAGACATCGATTACAGTTTGCATG GAGCACGACCGAGAGCGAGCAGGCGCCACAGCATGGAGAACATGGAGCTGATGAAACTCACGCCGGACAAGGTCAac GGGCAAAACTGGAAAAGCGAAATTCTTATAAAACAGCAGAAACCGATCCTGGCAAAATCCTCCTCGAAGCTCTTCTTTGTAAACCGCCTGAGAggcaagaaacacaaaaacagcagtGCCTCTACCAAAGTCCTGCAGGACACCAGCAACACTCTGGACAGCAGCGAGCAAGTCCAGCTTCCTCAGAGGGTGAGCAATACAtcg AGAGCCAGTGTGGACATGCTCGGTGACGAGGGCTTCTTTGACCTGCTCAGTCGGTTCCAGAGCAATCGCATGGACGACCAAAGGTGCTCCATAGAGGATGGCAAGAGCAAACTGTCCGCTCCATCAAGCATCTCCCCAACCCCATCCAGGGCAATCCAGAAAT CACATTCCGCTTCCGTCGTCTCGCCGCACACCGATCAGTTCCTGGACCTGCTGGCGAGCTCCCAGAGCCGGCGTTTAGACGACCAGCGAGCCGGTACTGGGAACTTCCCGGGCCTCCGCATCAACCAGCAGAACAGCCAGTCTGTCCTCAGTCATCTCATGGCTAATGCCGACAACAAGGAACCAGATGAAGATTTCTTTGATATGTTGGTCAAATGCCAA gggTCAAGACTGGATGATCAGCGATGTGCTGCGCCTCCGCCAGCGACCAAGGGCCCCACTGTCCCAGATGAGGACTTCTTCAGCCTCATCCTGCGCTCTCAGGCTAAACGTATGGATGAACAGCGGGTTACCTTGCCATCACACATGAAGCGACCCAATTCCAACTAA
- the gpsm2 gene encoding G-protein-signaling modulator 2 isoform X3: MDAIGILVSMRDEDPSLHVRYRMEASCLELALEGERLCKVGDYRAGVSFFEAAIQVGTEDLQILSAIYSQLGNAYFHLHDYAKALEYHHHDLTLTRTIGDQLGEAKASGNLGNTLKVLGRFDEAVVCCQRHLDISRNLSDKVGEARALYNYGNVHHAKGKSICWTGADPGEFPEEAMTALRQAADYYEANLSIVKELGDRAAQGRTYGNLGNTHYLLGNFRDAVISHEQRLLIAKEFGDKAAERRAYCNLGNAYIFLGEFELAAEHYKRTLQLARQLKDRAVEAQACYSLGNTYTLLQDYERAIDYHLKHLIIAQDLNDRIGEGRACWSLGNAYTALGNHDQAMHFAEKHLEISKETGDRSGELTARMNVSDLQMVLGLSYSANNSVLSDSQDIDYSLHGARPRASRRHSMENMELMKLTPDKVNGQNWKSEILIKQQKPILAKSSSKLFFVNRLRGKKHKNSSASTKVLQDTSNTLDSSEQVQLPQRVSNTSRASVDMLGDEGFFDLLSRFQSNRMDDQRCSIEDGKSKLSAPSSISPTPSRAIQKSHSASVVSPHTDQFLDLLASSQSRRLDDQRAGTGNFPGLRINQQNSQSVLSHLMANADNKEPDEDFFDMLVKCQGSRLDDQRCAAPPPATKGPTVPDEDFFSLILRSQAKRMDEQRVTLPSHMKRPNSN; this comes from the exons ATGGATGCAATTGGTATTTTGGTTAGCATGCGAGATGAGGACCCTTCCCTTCATGTTCGCTACAG aATGGAGGCCTCCTGCCTTGAGCTGGCTCTGGAGGGGGAGAGGCTGTGTAAAGTGGGCGATTACAGAGCCGGCGTCTCATTCTTTGAGGCTGCGATCCAAGTTGGGACAGAAGACCTACAGATACTCAGTGCAATTTACAGCCAGCTAGGGAATGCGTATTTCCACTTGCATGACTACGCCAAAGCCCTGGAATACCATCATCATGACTTGACTCTCACACG GACAATTGGGGATCAACTGGGAGAAGCTAAAGCCAGTGGAAACCTTGGCAACACCTTAAAAGTTTTAGGGCGCTTTGATGAAGCAGTCGTTTGTTGCCAGAGACACCTGGACATTTCCAGGAACCTCAGTGATAAG GTTGGGGAGGCCAGAGCACTTTATAATTACGGCAATGTTCACCATGCCAAGGGCAAAAGCATCTGCTGGACTGGGGCAGATCCTGGCGAGTTTCCGGAAGAGGCCATGACTGCTCTGCGCCAAGCAGCTGATTACTACGA ggCAAATTTATCGATTGTGAAGGAGCTGGGAGACCGGGCTGCACAGGGCCGCACTTATGGAAACCTGGGTAACACACACTACCTGCTGGGAAACTTCAGGGATGCTGTGATATCCCATGAGCAG CGTCTTCTAATTGCCAAGGAATTTGGAGACAAAGCAGCTGAAAGACGGGCTTACTGCAACCTGGGCAATGCATATATCTTCCTTGGGGAATTTGAATTAGCAGCTGAACACTACAA GAGAACCCTCCAGCTCGCTCGGCAGCTCAAAGACCGGGCTGTGGAGGCGCAGGCGTGCTACAGCCTGGGAAACACGTACACCCTGCTGCAGGACTACGAGAGGGCCATCGACTACCACCTCAAACACCTCATCATCGCCCAGGACCTGAACGACAG GATTGGAGAGGGCCGGGCCTGCTGGAGTTTAGGGAATGCCTACACGGCGCTGGGGAATCATGATCAAGCAATGCACTTTGCAGAAAAGCATCTGGAAATCTCAAAAGAG ACTGGAGACCGCAGTGGCGAGCTCACAGCTAGGATGAATGTCTCAGATCTTCAGATGGTCCTGGGTTTGAGCTACAGCGCCAACAATTCAGTTCTGTCTGACAGCCAAGACATCGATTACAGTTTGCATG GAGCACGACCGAGAGCGAGCAGGCGCCACAGCATGGAGAACATGGAGCTGATGAAACTCACGCCGGACAAGGTCAac GGGCAAAACTGGAAAAGCGAAATTCTTATAAAACAGCAGAAACCGATCCTGGCAAAATCCTCCTCGAAGCTCTTCTTTGTAAACCGCCTGAGAggcaagaaacacaaaaacagcagtGCCTCTACCAAAGTCCTGCAGGACACCAGCAACACTCTGGACAGCAGCGAGCAAGTCCAGCTTCCTCAGAGGGTGAGCAATACAtcg AGAGCCAGTGTGGACATGCTCGGTGACGAGGGCTTCTTTGACCTGCTCAGTCGGTTCCAGAGCAATCGCATGGACGACCAAAGGTGCTCCATAGAGGATGGCAAGAGCAAACTGTCCGCTCCATCAAGCATCTCCCCAACCCCATCCAGGGCAATCCAGAAAT CACATTCCGCTTCCGTCGTCTCGCCGCACACCGATCAGTTCCTGGACCTGCTGGCGAGCTCCCAGAGCCGGCGTTTAGACGACCAGCGAGCCGGTACTGGGAACTTCCCGGGCCTCCGCATCAACCAGCAGAACAGCCAGTCTGTCCTCAGTCATCTCATGGCTAATGCCGACAACAAGGAACCAGATGAAGATTTCTTTGATATGTTGGTCAAATGCCAA gggTCAAGACTGGATGATCAGCGATGTGCTGCGCCTCCGCCAGCGACCAAGGGCCCCACTGTCCCAGATGAGGACTTCTTCAGCCTCATCCTGCGCTCTCAGGCTAAACGTATGGATGAACAGCGGGTTACCTTGCCATCACACATGAAGCGACCCAATTCCAACTAA